Proteins encoded by one window of Thermobaculum terrenum ATCC BAA-798:
- a CDS encoding YbaB/EbfC family nucleoid-associated protein, with amino-acid sequence MNQRMVRELQNQMMKIQEQLEHETVEVTAGGGAITAVMNGHMKLLSIKIDPEVVDPEDVETLEDLVVAAVNEAITKAQELAAQRMSVLTGGMKIPGLNF; translated from the coding sequence ATGAATCAGAGAATGGTAAGAGAACTTCAAAATCAGATGATGAAGATCCAGGAACAACTAGAGCACGAAACCGTAGAGGTTACAGCTGGTGGCGGGGCGATCACTGCGGTCATGAACGGACATATGAAGCTTCTGAGCATCAAGATTGACCCAGAGGTTGTGGATCCTGAAGACGTTGAGACTTTGGAAGATCTAGTAGTTGCCGCGGTAAACGAAGCAATAACTAAGGCCCAGGAGCTAGCCGCACAACGCATGTCCGTACTAACTGGTGGTATGAAGATTCCGGGACTCAACTTCTAA
- a CDS encoding PucR family transcriptional regulator, whose protein sequence is MPVACYQIDGQMISSPNFPDIDPPDLNTDWKESTIYTNRSTDTRHSGWIWQIAVRRSNKPIAVLVVLADKPDPTPQEALDIKQTAAAISVELSRLLAAEENKARLRSELIRDLFYKGSVENLAVRADVVGVSIPNNGIVAVIRGIPPETNAMELLRDLLPRVSSLLSSYPILYEKSEIAMLLPANLRGESTTSMLSRGGTINVPNIAIGISSQVKQISEIPNHLYEARVAALVSEKVYQGRMVTLEEAKAYGLIAPLAGLEPIKRRVIDILTPLITEAEGNRSELFATLKVYSECNGNLSEAARILHIHRNSLAYRLHKIEQLTGRNLDDPEDRFMLAIAVHLYPFLV, encoded by the coding sequence ATGCCAGTGGCTTGCTATCAGATCGATGGGCAAATGATTTCAAGCCCTAATTTCCCCGATATAGATCCTCCTGACCTAAATACAGACTGGAAGGAAAGCACGATCTATACAAATAGGTCAACAGACACAAGGCATTCCGGATGGATCTGGCAGATAGCAGTACGTAGGAGCAATAAACCTATCGCAGTATTAGTAGTTCTAGCCGATAAGCCAGACCCAACCCCGCAGGAAGCCTTGGATATAAAGCAGACAGCCGCAGCTATCTCTGTAGAGTTGAGCAGGCTATTAGCAGCTGAGGAGAATAAGGCCAGGCTACGTTCAGAACTAATCAGGGACCTGTTCTATAAAGGATCCGTTGAAAATCTAGCTGTAAGAGCAGATGTTGTAGGGGTATCCATTCCAAATAACGGTATAGTAGCGGTAATAAGAGGGATACCACCTGAAACTAATGCTATGGAGTTATTAAGGGATCTGCTACCAAGGGTATCAAGCCTGCTTTCAAGTTACCCTATTCTGTATGAGAAAAGTGAAATCGCTATGCTCTTACCTGCCAACCTAAGGGGTGAGAGCACAACATCTATGCTGAGTAGAGGTGGAACAATAAATGTACCCAATATTGCCATTGGGATTAGCTCTCAGGTGAAACAGATAAGCGAAATACCTAACCACCTTTATGAGGCTAGGGTAGCAGCCCTTGTCAGCGAGAAGGTCTATCAAGGGAGAATGGTAACCTTAGAAGAAGCTAAAGCTTATGGACTTATAGCCCCCTTGGCTGGCTTGGAACCTATAAAAAGAAGAGTCATCGATATTCTAACTCCACTTATCACAGAAGCAGAGGGTAACAGATCGGAGCTATTCGCGACTCTGAAAGTATATTCTGAATGCAACGGCAATTTATCAGAAGCTGCTCGCATTCTGCACATACATCGCAATAGCCTGGCCTACAGATTGCACAAAATAGAGCAGCTTACTGGAAGGAATTTGGATGACCCTGAAGACAGATTTATGTTAGCTATTGCCGTACACCTTTATCCCTTCTTGGTGTAG